The DNA window GAGCGGACGCCTCCAGAGGTGCGGGCTCACGGCGGCCGGCTGTTTGGCATTCAGTTCTGGGTGACCCTGCCGGGGCGCCACGAGGAGGATGCCCCTTCGTTTGTCCATACACCCGCGGAGGCATTGCCGGTCATTCAAGACCCTGGGTTGGAAGTGCGCCTCATCGCGGGGGAGATGTATGGGGCGCGTTCGCCTGTCCAGACGCAGTCGGCGCTCTTCTATGCGGATGTAAAGCTTGACGCGGGGACACGAATCCAGGTGCCCGTCGAGCATGAGGAGCGCGGCCTCTTCGTCGCGGAAGGGGAGGTGGAGGTCGGAGGACAGGGGTATGGCCCGGGTCAGCTCCTGGTGCTTCGTCCCGGGGCGCAAGTGGTGGCGAAGGGCGGGGGGACAGCGCGCTCGCGGCTGTTGCTCTTCGGGGGCGAGCCCATGGACGGGCCGCGTCACATCTGGTGGAACTTCGTCTCGAGTTCGAAGGAGCGAATCGAGCAGGCCAAGGAGGACTGGAAGGCGGGCCGGATGGGGCAGGTCCCCGGTGAGACGGAGTTCATTCCGCTGCCGGAAGCGGAGCCGAATGTGCCTCGATATCCTTGAGTTGATACGGATGGATGGGATGAACAGGGATTGAGGAGTGTCGAGAACATGACATCTGGAGATCGCGCGACTGCTGCTGCTTCCGTGGAGTGGTCCGACGGAATCCGTCTCTACACGCCGCTTTCGACCCTCAAGCCGCTGGCGGATGACCTCTGGATGGTGGACGGGCCGGTGGCCAGGATGAGCATCGGTCCGGTGACGCTGCCGTTCCCCACGCGGATGGTGGTGGTCCGGCGGCGGACCGGGGGCTTGTGGGTGTGGTCTCCCACGGCACCGACTCCGGAGCTGTTCGCGGAAGTCGACGCGCTGGGGCCGGTGGAGCACCTCGTCTCGCCCAACCGGCTCCACTACATGGCCATCCCTGCATGGAAGGCGCGCTACCCGGAGGCGACGGCGTGGGCCTCGCCGGGTGTCCGTGAGCGCGCCCGTTCGCAGGGCATCGACGTGGCTTTCGATGCGGACCTGGGAGATGAGGCCCCGTCAGCGTGGGCGGAGGACCTCCACCAGCTCATCTTCCGAGGCAGCCGCTACATCGAAGAGGTCGTGTTCTTCCACAGGGCGTCCTCGACGCTGATTGTCGCGGACATGGTCCTCGCGCTCGAGCCTGAGCGCATCCAGCCTCGCTTCCGCTGGCTGTTGTCCTTGGGTGGGGCGATGTGGCCAGGGCAGACGCCACGCGAGGTCCAGGTGACAGCGTGGGGGCGCAAGGCGAGGGCGCGTGAGTGCTTTCAGAGGATGATGGATTGGAAGCCACGGCGCGTCGTGGTGGGCCATGGCCGTTGCTACCAGGATGACGCACCCGCCCGACTCGAGCGCGCATTCTCCTGGTTGCGCTGACACGCGGCGGCCTCCGGTGGGAGGGGCTGGTCACTCGGAGTGTTGGCTGTGTTTGTTTTGTGTGATTTGCGTGCTATTCTTTGAGTGCTGCTAAGTCTGGACTTTGCTTCAGGGGGCATGCATGCGTGCAAGAAGAGTCATGGGCGGGATGTTGTTCGCAGTGGGCCTGATGCTCGCGGGGTGCGGTGGTGCCCCCGGAGAGGATGTTGAAACTCAGGGCATTGGCACTCGCGAGGACCCCATCCCGAGCTGCAGCGACACCACGACCGGGACGTTGCACTACGCCACCTCGGCCTATCGGGACGTGGTTGGGTACAGCGGCTGCAGTTGTGGAAGCTGGACGCGTTGGGGGCGGTTCACCTCGTACACCCGCACGACGAGCCTGTGCCCGACTCCGCCGGAAGATGCCCTCACTCACGACTGAGTCCGTTCCGGTCCGAATGAGAACGGCCCGCCCGGGAGTGCTCCGGGGCGGGCCGTCGTCATGTCAGCGGCGGATGTGAAGCGCGCTGCTCAGGCGGTGGCCGAGCGCACGGCCTCGATGATGGCGCCCGAGTCGACGAGCTGGCTGACAGCCTCGATGTCCTTGTGCAGCTCGCGGTCGCGGTCCATGTGCGGCACCTTCGAGCGGATGAGCTCGTACGCGGCCAGCGCGCCCTTGCCAGGCTTCACCGGCAGGCGGAAGTCCAGGGCCTGCGCCGCCACCAGCATCTCGATGGCGAGGCACGAGCGGGTGAAGTCACTCACCTGCCGCCCCTTGAGCGCCGCCGTCATGCCCATGGACACATGGTCCTCGCGGCCCGCGGACGACGGAATCGAGTCCACCGAGGCGGGGTGGCTGAGCACGCGCGACTCGGCCACGAGCGCCGCGCTGGTCACCTGCGCAATCATGAAGCCCGAGTTCAACCCGGAGTTCTTCGCGAGGAACGCGGGCAGGCCCGACAGCGCCGGGTTCACCAACTGCTCCACGCGCCGCTCGCTGATGGAGGACAGCTGGGTGAGCGCCATGGCCACCACGTCCATCGCCAGCGAGATGGGCTGACCGTGGAAGTTTCCGCCGGAGACGATGCGCTCCGTCTCCGTGAAGACGAGCGGGTTGTCCGTGGCGCTGTTGACCTCCACCTCGAGGATGCGCCGGGCGAAGGACAGGCCCTCGCGCGCCGCGCCATGCACCTGCGGCATGCAGCGCAGCGAGTACGGGTCCTGCACCTTGCTGCAGTTGACGTGCGTCTCCACCAACTCGCTGTTCTTCAGGATGCGCCGCAGGTGCGCCGCGCAGTCCTTCTGGCCGGGATGGGCGCGGACATCGTGAATCTCGGGGATGAAGGGCTTGTGGCTGCCGAGCAGGCCCTCCAGCGTCATGGCGCCGGCGACGTCCGCGAGCGAGGCGAGGGACTCGGCGCGAAGCTGGAGGAGCGTTCCCACCGCGCACATGGCCTGGGTGCCGTTGACCAGCGCCAGGCCTTCCTTGGCCTCGAGGATGACGGGCTGGAGGCCCGCGCGCTCCAGCGCCTGACGTGCGGGGAGCCGCTGGCCCTGGTGGAAGGCCTCGCCCTCGCCGATGAACACGAGCGCCAGGTGGGCCAGGGGCGCCAGGTCGCCCGACGCGCCCACGCTGCCGCGCTCGGGGACGACGGGGACGACGTCCCGGTTGAGCATGTCCAGCGCCAGCGCGAGCGTCTCCGGACGGATGCCGGAGTAGCCCTTGGCGAGCACGTTGCAACGAAGGAGCAACAACGCGCGGGCCTCGCCGTGGGGCAGGGGCGTACCGACACCGCAGGCGTGAGAGAGGATGAGGTTGCGTTGCAGGTCCCTGAGGTCCTTCTTGTCGATGCGCACTTCGGCCAGGGTGCCGAAGCCGGTGTTGATGCCGTAGGACGGGGTGTCTCCCGCGGCGACCTTGTCGACGAGGGCGCGAGAGGCACGAACGCGGGCGGCGGCCTCCGGGGCCAGCTCCACGGTGACTTCGTTGCGAGCGACCTGGAGGATCTGCTCCAGCGTCAGGGTGTCACCGTCAATCAAGATTCGAGGGCGCGACATTGGGGCTCCAAGCGTTGGAGAGGGCAAGGGTCAGCGGCAGCGGGGCTTTACACCCGGGAGCGGTGCTCGTATAGCTCCGCGCGATTGACGCAGGGAGGTCATGGAGCCCGTGGCACTCATCGTCCAGAAGTACGGTGGTACCTCCGTGGGTGACACCGAGCGAATGAAGAACGTCGCTCGCCGGTGTCTGGCTGCTCAGCGTGCGGGGCACGACGTCGTGGTCGTCGTCTCCGCCATGTCCGGGGAGACGAACCGGCTGCTCAAACTCGTGGCTCAGATAACCGACCGGCCAGACGAGCGTGAGCAGGACGTGGTGGTGGCCACCGGTGAGCAGGTGTCCATCGGCCTGGTGGCGATGGCCATCCATGCACAGGGAGGCAAGGCGACGAGCTTCCTGGGGCACCAGGTCCGCATCGTCACCGACA is part of the Myxococcus landrumus genome and encodes:
- a CDS encoding pirin family protein, which codes for MPEEPFIDGDPGSALETVIVPRTRDLGDGFEVRRALPSSRRRMVGPFIFMDQMGPAILQSGKGLDVRPHPHIGLATVTYLFEGEILHRDTLGKVQAIQPGAVNWMVAGRGIAHSERTPPEVRAHGGRLFGIQFWVTLPGRHEEDAPSFVHTPAEALPVIQDPGLEVRLIAGEMYGARSPVQTQSALFYADVKLDAGTRIQVPVEHEERGLFVAEGEVEVGGQGYGPGQLLVLRPGAQVVAKGGGTARSRLLLFGGEPMDGPRHIWWNFVSSSKERIEQAKEDWKAGRMGQVPGETEFIPLPEAEPNVPRYP
- a CDS encoding DUF4336 domain-containing protein, which gives rise to MTSGDRATAAASVEWSDGIRLYTPLSTLKPLADDLWMVDGPVARMSIGPVTLPFPTRMVVVRRRTGGLWVWSPTAPTPELFAEVDALGPVEHLVSPNRLHYMAIPAWKARYPEATAWASPGVRERARSQGIDVAFDADLGDEAPSAWAEDLHQLIFRGSRYIEEVVFFHRASSTLIVADMVLALEPERIQPRFRWLLSLGGAMWPGQTPREVQVTAWGRKARARECFQRMMDWKPRRVVVGHGRCYQDDAPARLERAFSWLR
- the hutH gene encoding histidine ammonia-lyase, translated to MSRPRILIDGDTLTLEQILQVARNEVTVELAPEAAARVRASRALVDKVAAGDTPSYGINTGFGTLAEVRIDKKDLRDLQRNLILSHACGVGTPLPHGEARALLLLRCNVLAKGYSGIRPETLALALDMLNRDVVPVVPERGSVGASGDLAPLAHLALVFIGEGEAFHQGQRLPARQALERAGLQPVILEAKEGLALVNGTQAMCAVGTLLQLRAESLASLADVAGAMTLEGLLGSHKPFIPEIHDVRAHPGQKDCAAHLRRILKNSELVETHVNCSKVQDPYSLRCMPQVHGAAREGLSFARRILEVEVNSATDNPLVFTETERIVSGGNFHGQPISLAMDVVAMALTQLSSISERRVEQLVNPALSGLPAFLAKNSGLNSGFMIAQVTSAALVAESRVLSHPASVDSIPSSAGREDHVSMGMTAALKGRQVSDFTRSCLAIEMLVAAQALDFRLPVKPGKGALAAYELIRSKVPHMDRDRELHKDIEAVSQLVDSGAIIEAVRSATA